TTAGAACATGAAATTGTATTTAGTAATATGAAACATAAGCTAGGGTTTATATGACTACATACATCAGTGTGCTtctaaatatttattatttataaatacgtatttataaataagcacgtgaccacctccgcggtaccataacagcttgtagacagtaagtctcgaagtgaccttctacataccGGGTAGGCttcttgtacatttgaatgcaaaggcggtaaacaacgcgagactgtgcaataaaattgtctattttgctcaactttgtgattattgcaaccgtttccgtcgataaatatttttccgtcAGCAAATACTATAAAATGTTGACTTTaacaacatattacaaattcgaaaTTTAACTActttgatatttatctaaagaattcctaTCCTTTTCAGTGGTATGAGGATTTATGAATGACGTgcgtatttatcatgtttataaaataCGTCTTTatgaatatagtcgaagcatactgtaaCCCACGCCATccaacaaacacacacacccccacccccacccctatcCAACCCCATCTTACCCATAAATCGAACAATGTACCCCACCACAATACAAATATTACGATTAAAATATTGTACTTACCATCACTCCATTACAACTACTCATTGTGTTTGCTTGTTGATTAATGTGTTTATTGACCTTTGATTCAATACTTGATAAACTTGAACTTTGAATCGCTAGTAAAATTGAATATATACAATAAATATCAAAGGTTAATTTTGCTATAAAACACAAGCAAATTTGACTTCATGGATGTCATCttatgcatgtttttatttaatgttaCGTTAAggttgattttgtttttttagttATAGCAAATTGCGTCCTTCAAAATTATTTCTGGTACATTTATATgacaatatgtgacccgttacagcaaaaggtaccttaagtcgggagctacatatgccttattttgctagtaacaaatgcattctaaaccaatcattaatcctattgttgtagaggataataagcttgtacctgtctatagaactgtttgttatacagctctagtctttatttgatatggctaatccctgttcaagtggcgtgagtggtgggttacaaaagcattgtattgtatttgtataggtatgtagccacccactaacaatgagaagacattcctgaacctcgttgacttgtagatgatttgaaatgaccgccacttcagattgtcattattgtttgatattttctgccaacattggggaaaaagagacacttgtagcagccgacataaggtacctttcgctgtaacgggtcacatatacacAAATAAGGTTTATGACCAAACGGTTATGTCATATATTTTTGGTTTGGTACATGTAGATGCCCGTAGCCAAGGGATGCGGGCTGCCCCAATAAATCGGCAAACAGTctactttttctgtaaaaaatagcAAACATGTGCCAAAAATGTCGAAAATTTTACTAAATAAATATAATCCAAATCttgaactttctgtgaaatttgtttaaaatttggttaaaataaagGGTCCGAAAACGATTTGTAGAGAGGGTAAAGCTCTGCTTTGCCAGAATGAAGATAGATTcctcttgaaaaggtctgcattgGGAGAATCCTCACCCCACGAAAAACATCCTGACTACGGGCCTGGTTGGGCATGTCCTAATTATGTAACGTTTATTGTATTACACACAACCCTTACACGTAAAAACcaatgtacagacttgacatttaacatGGAATATATTTTCGCACAATCTGtatggacggagtctgcataaaccgcacgggctaaatattaattggggtgtgtcgggagatggtgtaaagtacttgttcgatagaaaatatgctttccattactttacattatggtgcttataatgtagcgaatttgcctaaaatgacgAACTCAGGGaggttgaatttgaattttgtgggggtcacaatttcggactttatgcaacattgttctgttattatcaaatttataggggttttaGGTGATATTTCCtcaacttcgtcagcaattggcattcatcacaccTGACATACATTTGCAATGTACCATTTTTTTAACACGGGAGGAGCTtcaaatatggctcttaaaatgtggcacgtactcagaaagtttgaatgttatACACTTaagaactcacgctgtttctttgtgtacagtaagtttataacatttggccccaggcaATTCAAACTTTCTAAGtgtgtaccacttttaagagcccactttcaaaactggtagattacaagtgcatttcagttccgATGaacatttatttgtatttatagGTTTAGTAAATaccacctcaaacctcaataaatctgataatatcagaataatgttgcttaaATTCAGTAATTTTACCCgttcaaaaatcaaattcagtctccttaaatccgccattttaggctaattcacaacattatgaacaccataatgtaaattaatggaaagtacattttctgtcaaacaattattttacaccatctcccgaaacaccccaattaatatttagcccgtgcggtttatgcagatcccTTCCAGACCAATCTCGGAATTTTGCGAaacaatattccatattaaatgtcaagtctgtatgtatgtatgcagaATAAACATAGTTCATTAGTATATCTATATATTATCTTGATAAGTTGTGCACAGAGATTATTAATGTGAACAATTAACAGAGACGGTAACAAACACCAACTCCCAACCAACTATGGTCCACTCCTTAGGCGGCTCCTTCTGGTGTTGATAGCTTATTATTGCCATGCACTATACTATGTCTTTTTGGACCTGGAGATGTCGAAATTTCCCAAGGCGAGCAACATTTTACAATCCCAGTATGCTGTAAAGGGCAACTTCAACTATCATCCCCAAAACCCAATTCTTGAGTCCTCAAAGGAGAGAGGTTTAAATGTATGGTAGATTTTGTCCCGAGTCTCTGTTCAACGTCCGTTGACTTTAATTTATCTCAATATCAGATTTGTTTGGTTTACTTAATAGCTTGGTATAATAGAGTTCAGACTTGTCTTTAAGTGGCAAAAGAGTGAGTATTTTTGTCATGTCGCCTTTAGTGCTCATCTTCATCATCCTCATCTTTATTATTGTTCTTTTTCAATTATGTTCGCCTTGTTCATTGTGTACAAAGCAACATGAGTGTATGTTTAAaatgccaataatcatgataataatacaaacAGCCCGTCACCTTGAAAATGAGTGAGTATTTTTGTCATGTCGCCTTTAGTGCTTTTCCAACATGTTTTCACTACTTCTGAAAACACCGTGTACACTAATTTGCAACAAACACATTAAGGTAACAAGCCTCTTTACCTCAGATATGTGTATAGTTTTCTTTATCATAATAATTCTTGTCTATGATCTGCTGattctatatattatatattaatgtTGATATGTTTAAACTTTCAACTAGAATGTAAGTGTGCAGATTTGTGTAGCTATTCAACTCCGCTAGAAGTCCTTTAAGTGTTTGACTCATTCATGGTGATCCAATCCTTATTCTGATTCATATATACAGGGTTTTCAAAGGACGTAATGTCAGTTTTTGGTTCTTGCTTCAGCCCACGGTCCAACGCTAATCGTTTGCTTTCTTCTTTAAACACCAAAAGTATTGAAAATGTAGCGATAATGGCGCCAAGTACTGTCCAGTTCATCCAATAAACTCCTGTCACAAAGATGAACAAGAAGAAACATAAAGTTAGAATTTTTTTAGTTTATATAGAAGCTTATAGAAAAGAGAACCCTTCATACACGTATCTTCTTTTTTCGGGATAAAGAGTAAGGcggattgaccttttcggtaaatcccattagCCTTTacaagtacacctgagatgtcgtcatttgacgtcacgccgatctgcgccgatgcgcacatcgtttatcgaacatcgttactgcgcattgcaagacGGCGTGACgttaaatgacgacatctcaggtgtactcgcaaaggcttatgggatttaccgaaaaggtcaattacagAAGTGGTTTTCtcaatcaaaacaacattgagtGTTGTTCTTACCTATATCAGGGATCATCATGACGAATAGGAAGGTGAGACCAACACAATTACTGAGCCAATTGAGAAGGCCAATAGTGATGCCTTCTCCTACAGGATACACTCCTTCACATATCACCTCTAAGTACAATGGCTTAGCAGCGTTGAGAAGAAAACCACATGCAATACACGCTATGAACACACTCGCTGTGAGGAAGAAGAGACGAATAAAGGGAGGTTGAAACAGTACCAACCAAAAGGCATCAACGATATttgcaatatttgtatactgtacaGTATCTTTAAAACtgaaattattttttgaaaacacTAAATCTGAATTACCAAATAAAGTGGTCGATAGATGGAGgattttgttctgcaaaattaaCATATACTTATTATTTGAAGGTTTACCCGCACAGCGCAGTATATTATGTCACGATGTAAAGAACCCAATACAAAAGAGGACTGGAATAGTAGTTAAGGGGAAATTATCACTTTTGAAACTCCTTCTTTTGTCATTAAAATCGGTGGAACATTCGGGAACAAAGTGCTTCCGAATGCGGTATCAAAATACTCCGAAAAGTATTCATCTGTCGACCAGTTTATTTTGTAAATCAGTTTTAGTTTCAAAAATTCAGTTTTGTAAAGATGCTTTAAATATAGT
Above is a window of Amphiura filiformis chromosome 20, Afil_fr2py, whole genome shotgun sequence DNA encoding:
- the LOC140142318 gene encoding solute carrier family 49 member 4-like, whose protein sequence is MKRVILALTGPAIVFFIWFLLLCYEAIKFNPPSVFIACIACGFLLNAAKPLYLEVICEGVYPVGEGITIGLLNWLSNCVGLTFLFVMMIPDIGVYWMNWTVLGAIIATFSILLVFKEESKRLALDRGLKQEPKTDITSFENPVYMNQNKDWITMNESNT